A DNA window from Parabacteroides johnsonii DSM 18315 contains the following coding sequences:
- the ftcD gene encoding glutamate formimidoyltransferase — translation MSTWSKIMECVPNFSEGRDLEKIEKIVDKFRAKAGVKLLDYSNDEDHNRLVVTVVGEPEALKDALLEAVGQAVELIDLAKHSGQHPRMGAVDVVPFIPIKGCTMDEAIALSREVGEKVAALYQIPVFLYEKSASAPHRENLAAIRKGEFEGMAEKIKLPEWKPDFGPAERHPSAGTVAIGARMPLVAYNVNLGTANLDIASSIAKKIRFIGGGLRYCKAMGVELKERGIVQVSINMTDYTRTALYRAFELVRIEARRYGVPVVGSEIIGLVPMEALIDTASYYLGLEDFSMDQVLEARIME, via the coding sequence ATGAGTACCTGGAGTAAAATAATGGAATGTGTCCCCAATTTCAGCGAGGGAAGAGATTTGGAGAAGATAGAGAAGATAGTAGATAAATTTCGTGCCAAAGCCGGTGTAAAGCTGTTGGATTACAGCAATGACGAGGATCATAACCGACTGGTCGTAACGGTTGTCGGTGAACCGGAAGCCTTGAAAGACGCTTTGCTCGAAGCCGTTGGGCAGGCGGTTGAACTGATAGACCTCGCGAAACATTCCGGACAGCATCCGCGGATGGGAGCGGTAGATGTCGTTCCTTTTATCCCGATCAAAGGGTGTACGATGGATGAAGCGATTGCGCTCTCCAGGGAAGTGGGCGAAAAGGTGGCGGCTTTGTACCAGATTCCGGTCTTTCTTTATGAAAAATCGGCTTCGGCCCCGCATCGGGAGAACCTGGCAGCTATCCGCAAGGGAGAATTTGAAGGGATGGCGGAAAAGATCAAGTTGCCGGAATGGAAACCGGACTTCGGACCTGCCGAGCGGCATCCGTCGGCAGGAACCGTGGCAATTGGCGCCCGTATGCCATTGGTCGCTTATAATGTCAATTTGGGAACGGCAAATTTGGATATAGCGAGCAGCATTGCCAAAAAGATCCGTTTCATAGGTGGCGGGCTCCGGTACTGTAAGGCGATGGGAGTGGAATTGAAAGAACGCGGTATCGTGCAGGTCTCGATCAATATGACCGATTATACCCGTACGGCCCTTTACCGTGCTTTCGAGCTGGTACGCATCGAGGCCCGTCGCTACGGTGTTCCGGTCGTCGGAAGCGAGATCATCGGGTTAGTCCCGATGGAGGCATTGATCGATACGGCTTCTTACTATTTGGGACTGGAAGATTTTTCAATGGATCAGGTGTTGGAAGCCAGAATAATGGAATAG
- a CDS encoding Mrp/NBP35 family ATP-binding protein: MTLYPKLIMDALAKVRYPGTGKDLVTMGMVEDNIRIDGNKVSFSLLFEKPNDPFIKSVVKAAETAILTYIGEEVEIKGNITVEAKQAARPEPDKLLPEVKNIIAVSSGKGGVGKSTVAANLAVALALQGYKVGLLDADIFGPSQPKMFNVEEARPYMVEVGNRELIEPAANYGVKLLSIGFFVNKEDAVLWRGAMASNALKQLIGDANWGDLDYFLIDLPPGTSDIHLTMVQTLAITGAIVVSTPQEVALADARKGISMFMGEKINVPVLGLVENMSWFTPAELPENKYYLFGKEGGKRLAEELNIPLLGQIPIVQSICEGGDNGKPVALNPDSITGQAFQKLAENVVKQIDYRNEHLDPTRRVQVTHK; the protein is encoded by the coding sequence ATGACACTCTATCCAAAGCTAATCATGGACGCACTGGCCAAAGTGCGCTACCCGGGAACAGGGAAAGACCTTGTGACGATGGGCATGGTAGAAGATAACATCCGGATCGACGGCAACAAAGTAAGCTTCTCGCTTCTTTTCGAAAAGCCGAACGACCCGTTTATCAAATCGGTGGTAAAAGCCGCCGAGACAGCCATCCTTACATACATAGGCGAAGAGGTGGAAATCAAAGGTAACATCACTGTGGAAGCCAAGCAAGCAGCCCGTCCCGAACCGGACAAGCTATTGCCGGAGGTAAAAAATATCATCGCCGTATCTTCCGGCAAGGGAGGTGTAGGCAAAAGTACGGTAGCTGCCAACTTGGCGGTGGCGCTGGCTCTGCAAGGCTACAAGGTCGGTTTGCTGGATGCAGACATCTTCGGCCCTTCTCAGCCCAAGATGTTCAATGTCGAAGAAGCCCGTCCTTATATGGTGGAAGTGGGTAACCGCGAACTGATCGAGCCGGCTGCCAACTACGGAGTGAAGTTGCTGTCCATCGGTTTCTTTGTCAACAAGGAAGATGCCGTCCTCTGGCGCGGTGCTATGGCAAGCAATGCCCTGAAACAGTTGATCGGCGACGCCAACTGGGGAGACCTGGACTATTTCCTGATCGACCTGCCACCGGGAACAAGCGATATCCATCTGACGATGGTGCAGACATTGGCTATCACCGGCGCCATCGTTGTCAGCACACCGCAGGAAGTGGCACTGGCAGACGCCCGCAAAGGTATCAGTATGTTTATGGGTGAGAAGATCAACGTGCCTGTATTGGGACTGGTCGAGAATATGTCCTGGTTCACGCCTGCCGAGCTACCGGAAAACAAATACTATCTGTTCGGCAAAGAAGGGGGCAAACGCCTGGCAGAAGAACTGAATATCCCGCTGTTAGGACAAATCCCCATCGTACAAAGCATCTGCGAAGGTGGAGACAACGGAAAGCCAGTCGCCCTCAATCCGGACAGCATCACCGGACAGGCTTTCCAGAAGTTAGCAGAGAATGTAGTGAAACAAATCGACTACCGTAACGAGCATTTAGATCCGACAAGACGGGTACAAGTTACGCATAAATAA
- the hutI gene encoding imidazolonepropionase — MEDEKILIRNASQVVTCSGFEAKKGKAMSDVGVIEDGAVAVSNGIITHVGPTEEVLRQVNVEDYLEVNANGRALLPGFVDSHTHFVFGGYREEEFSWRMKGDSYMSIMERGGGIVNTMNATRSTSYDDLFGDAYDRLDTMMDMGVTTVEGKSGYGLDLATELIQLRVMKELNDDHPLDVVSTFLGAHAVPPEFAGRTDAYVDYIIEEVLPHVRAERSVTFCDVFCEQGVFSVEQSERLLKAARSQRFKLKLHADEIVPFGGAELAVRLKAVSADHLLHVSDTGIKRLARSGTIATLLPLTAFSLGEPYAPGRRMIDAGCAVALASDLNPGSCFSCSIPLLFALACIQMKMTPEEALTALTINGAAALGREKVIGSIDVGKKADLILLKFPSYKFLPYHVGMNIVDTVIKDGVLYII; from the coding sequence ATGGAGGATGAAAAGATATTGATACGGAACGCATCGCAGGTGGTGACCTGTTCCGGTTTTGAAGCGAAGAAGGGTAAGGCTATGTCTGATGTCGGTGTGATCGAGGACGGGGCGGTTGCCGTATCGAACGGTATTATTACGCATGTGGGACCGACCGAAGAAGTTCTCCGGCAAGTGAATGTTGAAGACTATCTGGAAGTAAATGCTAACGGACGCGCGCTTCTTCCGGGTTTCGTGGATAGTCATACGCATTTTGTCTTTGGCGGTTACCGGGAAGAGGAGTTCTCCTGGAGGATGAAAGGAGACAGCTACATGTCGATCATGGAACGGGGAGGAGGTATCGTCAATACGATGAATGCGACGCGGAGCACCAGCTATGACGATCTGTTCGGGGATGCGTATGACCGTCTCGATACTATGATGGATATGGGAGTTACTACCGTCGAAGGAAAGAGCGGATACGGTCTCGATCTTGCCACAGAGCTGATCCAGCTCCGTGTAATGAAAGAACTTAATGATGACCATCCGTTGGATGTGGTATCCACCTTCCTGGGGGCTCATGCCGTTCCTCCTGAATTTGCCGGGCGTACGGATGCGTATGTCGACTACATAATAGAAGAGGTGTTGCCGCACGTCCGCGCGGAACGTTCCGTGACTTTCTGCGATGTCTTTTGCGAACAAGGCGTTTTCTCAGTCGAACAAAGCGAACGTTTGTTGAAAGCAGCCCGCAGCCAGCGTTTTAAACTGAAACTCCATGCCGACGAGATCGTGCCTTTCGGCGGTGCTGAGTTAGCCGTACGCTTGAAAGCCGTGAGTGCCGATCATCTGTTGCATGTGTCCGATACCGGTATCAAGCGGTTAGCTCGTTCCGGGACGATTGCGACCTTGTTGCCTCTTACTGCCTTCTCACTGGGGGAACCGTATGCTCCGGGACGCCGGATGATAGACGCCGGTTGTGCCGTGGCGTTAGCTTCCGATTTGAATCCCGGAAGTTGTTTCTCATGCTCAATCCCGCTGTTGTTCGCCCTCGCCTGTATCCAGATGAAGATGACTCCCGAAGAAGCTTTGACCGCCCTTACGATCAATGGTGCGGCAGCTTTGGGACGGGAGAAAGTGATCGGCAGCATCGATGTCGGAAAGAAGGCGGACTTGATCTTGTTGAAGTTCCCTTCCTATAAGTTCCTTCCTTATCATGTAGGAATGAATATCGTGGACACGGTTATCAAAGATGGCGTACTTTATATTATTTGA
- the secDF gene encoding protein translocase subunit SecDF: MQNKGFVKVFAVLLTLVCMFYLSFSFVTRHYNSKATEYAGGDPVKESSYLDSLSTQKVWLGYTLKECREMEISLGLDLKGGMNVVLELNVADVIRSLSNNNQDENFNKALDLAYENQAASQKDFIDLFAEEYKKLDNGARLSAIFSTFELKDKITPQSSDAQVIAVLKDELQSAIDNSFNVLRTRIDRFGVVSPNIQRLETAGRILVELPGVKEPERVRKLLQGSANLEFWETYDLPEIYQQLVAADNMLATILKSDDTAAEGSETTTVEATSEVVADNAAAETTNDADSLLAKIGEDKPEAQAAQSMEEFAKLHPLFAVLQINQYNGQLASGPVVGIADKKDMAKIDEYLNMKQVKDLLPRNLSLKWGVKAIDEKEQFFYLYAIKKTNRDGTPALGGDVVTDANADFVQQAGRSEQVVDMVMNAEGAKAWARLTKENIGKAVAIVLDDMVYSAPNVQVEITGGRSQITGHFTPEEAKDLANVLKSGKMAASVHIVQEDVVGPSLGQEAINSGVISFVLALVLLMFYMCAFYGVLPGLIADGALVLNIFFTMGILASFQAVLTLPGIAGMVLTLGMAVDANVLIYERTKEELRAGKSLSKAIADGYSNAFSAIFDSNLTSIITGVVLFYFGTGPIRGFATTMIIGLFASFLTAVFLTRIVYEALLAKDKLKNVTFTTSITKDLLTNPKINFLGARKVGYLIPVVIIVLGAISMSTIGLNNGIDFTGGRNYVIRFAQDVKTDEVRNLLDAQLDGSVSVIQIGTPDQVRVSTNYKIEDNDPAIDQEIENKLFEGVKSLLPEGTTLAQFTDQYIQSSQKVGPSMADDIKNAAFLAVVFAMFCMAAYILLRFRDISFSVGAFASVAVTTLCIISFYTLLWKVLPFSMEVDQTFIAAILTIIGYSINDTVVVFDRIRETIGLYPKRDRYQVINDALNSTLSRTFNTSLTTLVVVLCIFILGGATIRSFTFAILLGIIIGTYSTLFVATPIAYELQKKKINKKAAAEAGK; this comes from the coding sequence GTGACAAGACATTACAACAGTAAAGCCACTGAGTATGCAGGTGGAGATCCGGTAAAAGAGAGTTCTTATTTGGACTCGTTATCTACTCAGAAGGTATGGTTGGGCTATACGCTCAAGGAGTGCCGTGAAATGGAAATTAGTTTAGGACTTGACTTGAAGGGCGGTATGAACGTCGTTCTGGAATTGAATGTGGCTGATGTAATCCGCTCGCTTTCAAACAACAACCAGGATGAGAACTTCAACAAAGCATTGGATTTGGCCTATGAGAACCAAGCTGCGAGTCAGAAGGACTTTATTGATCTATTTGCAGAAGAGTATAAGAAATTAGATAATGGCGCCCGTTTATCCGCTATTTTCAGTACTTTCGAATTGAAAGACAAAATCACTCCGCAGAGCTCGGATGCACAGGTTATTGCCGTATTGAAGGATGAGTTGCAGAGTGCTATCGATAATTCATTTAACGTATTGCGTACTCGTATCGACCGTTTCGGCGTGGTGTCCCCGAACATCCAGCGTCTGGAAACTGCCGGTCGTATCTTGGTTGAACTTCCGGGAGTGAAAGAACCGGAACGTGTGCGTAAATTGTTACAGGGTAGTGCCAACCTCGAATTCTGGGAAACATACGACTTGCCGGAAATCTACCAGCAGCTGGTTGCTGCCGATAATATGTTGGCTACAATCCTGAAATCGGATGATACTGCTGCCGAAGGTTCGGAAACAACAACTGTCGAAGCAACAAGCGAAGTGGTTGCCGACAATGCTGCCGCCGAAACAACTAACGACGCAGACTCTTTGCTGGCTAAGATCGGTGAAGACAAACCTGAAGCACAGGCTGCCCAAAGTATGGAAGAATTTGCAAAGCTGCATCCGTTGTTCGCCGTTCTGCAGATCAATCAGTATAACGGACAGTTGGCATCCGGTCCGGTTGTCGGTATTGCTGATAAGAAAGATATGGCTAAGATCGATGAATACTTGAACATGAAGCAGGTGAAGGATCTTCTTCCACGTAACCTTTCTTTGAAATGGGGTGTAAAGGCTATTGATGAAAAAGAACAGTTCTTTTATTTATATGCAATCAAGAAAACGAATCGTGACGGTACGCCGGCCTTAGGTGGGGATGTCGTTACGGATGCCAATGCAGACTTCGTTCAGCAGGCCGGACGTTCCGAACAGGTTGTCGATATGGTGATGAACGCAGAAGGTGCTAAAGCATGGGCGCGTCTGACAAAAGAAAATATCGGTAAAGCGGTTGCTATCGTTCTTGACGATATGGTTTATTCGGCTCCGAACGTACAGGTGGAAATCACAGGTGGACGTTCTCAGATCACAGGCCACTTTACTCCGGAAGAAGCGAAGGACTTGGCTAACGTGTTGAAGTCTGGTAAGATGGCAGCTTCCGTACATATCGTACAGGAAGACGTTGTCGGTCCGTCTTTGGGTCAGGAAGCTATCAACTCCGGTGTTATCTCATTTGTTTTGGCTTTGGTTCTGCTGATGTTCTATATGTGTGCCTTCTATGGAGTCCTTCCGGGCTTGATCGCCGACGGTGCTTTGGTATTGAACATTTTCTTCACAATGGGTATCCTTGCCTCTTTCCAGGCTGTCCTTACATTGCCGGGTATTGCCGGTATGGTGTTGACACTGGGTATGGCTGTCGATGCCAACGTGTTGATCTATGAACGTACAAAAGAAGAACTTCGTGCCGGCAAATCATTGAGCAAAGCAATCGCTGATGGTTATAGCAACGCATTCTCTGCTATCTTTGACTCGAACTTGACTTCTATCATCACTGGTGTTGTGTTGTTCTACTTTGGTACAGGTCCTATCCGTGGTTTTGCCACGACGATGATCATCGGTTTGTTTGCATCCTTCCTGACGGCTGTCTTCTTGACTCGTATCGTCTATGAAGCACTGTTGGCTAAAGATAAACTGAAGAACGTAACCTTTACGACTTCTATTACGAAAGACTTGTTGACGAATCCGAAGATTAACTTCCTTGGAGCTCGTAAAGTAGGCTATTTGATTCCGGTTGTTATCATCGTTTTAGGTGCGATCTCCATGTCTACTATCGGGTTGAACAACGGTATCGACTTCACCGGTGGACGTAACTATGTGATTCGTTTTGCCCAGGATGTGAAGACTGACGAAGTCCGCAATCTGTTGGATGCGCAGTTGGACGGTTCCGTTAGTGTTATCCAGATTGGTACTCCCGACCAAGTCCGTGTATCCACCAACTATAAGATCGAGGACAACGATCCGGCTATTGATCAGGAAATCGAAAATAAATTGTTTGAAGGTGTCAAGTCATTGCTTCCGGAAGGAACGACATTGGCTCAGTTCACGGATCAGTATATCCAGAGCTCACAGAAGGTGGGACCGAGTATGGCAGACGATATCAAGAACGCTGCGTTCCTCGCTGTTGTATTCGCTATGTTCTGTATGGCGGCTTACATCTTGCTTCGTTTCCGCGACATCTCATTCTCTGTCGGTGCATTCGCTTCTGTAGCTGTAACGACTTTGTGTATTATTTCATTCTACACGTTGCTTTGGAAGGTATTGCCTTTCTCTATGGAAGTCGACCAGACCTTTATCGCGGCTATCTTGACAATTATCGGTTATTCTATCAACGATACCGTGGTTGTGTTCGACCGTATCCGTGAAACAATCGGTCTGTATCCGAAGCGTGACCGTTACCAGGTGATCAACGATGCATTGAATTCGACTTTGTCCCGTACTTTCAATACATCATTAACAACATTGGTAGTCGTATTGTGTATCTTCATCTTAGGCGGTGCAACAATCCGTAGCTTTACGTTCGCGATCTTGTTAGGTATCATTATCGGTACATATTCTACTCTGTTTGTGGCAACTCCTATCGCTTACGAATTGCAGAAGAAAAAGATCAATAAGAAAGCAGCTGCTGAAGCAGGTAAATAA
- the hutH gene encoding histidine ammonia-lyase — protein MGNVHYVGAEPLTFERIEEILTGNMKLELTPEVKERIQRCRDYLDRKIETQDEPLYGITTGFGSLCNKNISPDELSTLQENLVKSHACSVGDEVSPVIVRLMMLLKAHALSLGHSGVQVITVQRILDFFNNDVLPIVYDRGSLGASGDLAPLANLFLPLIGVGDVYYKGKKREAISVLDEFAWKPVRLMSKEGLALLNGTQFMSANGVFALMRAFAVSKRADLIAALSLEAFDGRIDPFMDCIQQMRPHPGQIETGDAFRRILEGSELISRKKEHVQDPYSFRCIPQVHGATKDAIRYVSGVLLTEINSVTDNPTIFPDEDKIISGGNFHGQPLAISYDFLAIALAELGNISERRVAQLIMGLRGLPEFLVANPGLNSGFMIPQYAAASMVSQNKMYCYAASSDSIVSSNGQEDHVSMGANAATKLFKIMDNLDHILAIELMNAAQGIEFRRPARTSPVLEKFLKAYRKEVPFIDEDIIMYPEIHRTVAFLRRYAL, from the coding sequence ATGGGAAATGTACATTATGTGGGGGCGGAACCGCTGACGTTCGAACGTATCGAAGAGATACTGACCGGAAATATGAAGTTGGAACTGACTCCGGAAGTGAAGGAACGCATCCAGCGTTGCCGCGATTATCTGGACCGGAAGATCGAGACGCAGGATGAGCCGCTTTATGGCATCACGACAGGTTTTGGTTCCTTGTGCAATAAGAATATCTCTCCGGATGAACTCAGCACCTTGCAGGAGAACCTGGTGAAGAGCCATGCTTGTAGCGTGGGCGATGAGGTAAGCCCGGTGATTGTCCGCTTGATGATGCTGTTGAAAGCGCATGCTTTGTCTTTGGGGCATAGTGGCGTGCAGGTGATAACGGTGCAGCGTATCCTTGATTTTTTTAATAATGACGTACTCCCGATCGTCTATGACCGGGGATCGCTTGGGGCTTCAGGTGATCTGGCTCCTTTGGCGAATCTTTTCCTCCCTCTTATCGGAGTGGGGGACGTATATTATAAAGGAAAAAAGAGGGAGGCTATCAGTGTCCTGGATGAGTTTGCCTGGAAACCGGTACGCCTGATGAGCAAAGAAGGGCTGGCGTTGCTGAACGGTACGCAGTTTATGAGTGCCAACGGTGTGTTTGCCTTGATGCGTGCTTTTGCCGTGTCGAAGCGGGCGGACTTGATTGCTGCCCTGTCGCTCGAAGCCTTTGACGGGCGGATCGATCCTTTTATGGATTGTATCCAACAGATGCGTCCACATCCCGGACAGATCGAGACGGGGGATGCTTTCCGCCGTATCTTGGAGGGGAGCGAACTGATCAGTCGGAAGAAAGAACATGTGCAGGATCCGTATTCGTTCCGTTGCATCCCGCAGGTACACGGGGCGACAAAAGATGCAATCCGATATGTCTCCGGTGTACTGCTGACTGAGATCAATTCAGTGACGGACAACCCGACAATTTTTCCCGACGAGGACAAGATTATCTCCGGTGGCAATTTTCACGGTCAGCCGTTGGCGATCTCCTATGATTTCCTCGCTATTGCTTTGGCTGAATTAGGTAATATTTCCGAACGGCGTGTGGCACAATTGATTATGGGACTCCGGGGTTTACCGGAATTCCTGGTAGCCAACCCCGGACTGAACTCCGGTTTTATGATCCCGCAGTATGCGGCAGCCAGCATGGTCAGCCAGAACAAAATGTATTGTTATGCAGCCAGCAGCGATTCGATCGTGTCCAGCAATGGTCAGGAAGATCATGTGAGTATGGGGGCTAATGCAGCGACGAAGCTTTTTAAGATTATGGACAACCTGGATCATATCCTGGCGATCGAGCTGATGAACGCGGCGCAAGGCATCGAATTTCGCCGTCCGGCGCGCACTTCTCCTGTCTTAGAGAAATTCCTGAAAGCGTATCGTAAAGAAGTTCCTTTTATAGATGAAGACATCATCATGTATCCCGAAATTCATCGGACGGTCGCTTTCCTAAGGCGGTATGCTTTATAA
- a CDS encoding cyclodeaminase/cyclohydrolase family protein: MLVDLTIKGFLAETAGSAPVPGGGSISALNGAIATALTEMVANLTIGKKKYADVEGQMRTIATEAALIRERLIRDIDRDSEAYDRVFAAFKLPKDTEEEKAERSRVIQDATKEAAMVPMQVAEEIASVMETIIYVAHKGNRNAVTDACVAMMAARTCVLGALLNVRINLTSIKDEVFVRRMSEKADYLESEAIRIEKKLLDWAKGQLTIDN, translated from the coding sequence ATGCTTGTAGATTTGACAATTAAAGGATTTCTTGCCGAAACGGCAGGTAGTGCCCCTGTTCCGGGGGGCGGAAGTATCTCGGCCTTGAACGGAGCTATTGCGACAGCGCTAACCGAGATGGTGGCAAACCTGACGATCGGGAAAAAGAAATATGCCGATGTGGAAGGCCAGATGAGGACTATCGCGACCGAAGCTGCTCTCATTCGTGAACGCCTGATCCGCGATATAGACCGCGATAGCGAAGCATATGACCGTGTGTTTGCCGCCTTCAAACTTCCGAAGGATACGGAAGAGGAAAAGGCTGAACGCAGTCGGGTGATCCAAGATGCTACGAAAGAGGCGGCAATGGTGCCGATGCAAGTGGCCGAAGAGATTGCTTCGGTGATGGAGACGATTATCTATGTGGCGCACAAAGGAAACCGGAATGCCGTAACTGATGCTTGTGTGGCTATGATGGCGGCTCGTACCTGTGTGTTAGGGGCTTTGCTGAATGTCCGTATCAATCTTACATCCATAAAGGATGAAGTCTTTGTCCGGCGGATGTCGGAGAAGGCCGATTACCTCGAGTCGGAAGCCATCCGGATAGAGAAGAAGTTGCTGGATTGGGCGAAGGGGCAATTGACAATTGATAATTGA
- a CDS encoding urocanate hydratase — protein MEVRLSNQLPVYPSFVPGIRRAPDRGYSLTPAQTETALKNALRYIPEELHEVLAPEFMEELMTRGRIYGYRYRPEGDLKAKPVDQYKGRCLEGKAFQVMIDNNLCFDIALYPYELVTYGETGQVCQNWMQYRLIKQYLEILTNEQTLVIESGHPLGLFRSRPDAPRVIITNSMMVGMFDNQKDWHIAAQMGVANYGQMTAGGWMYIGPQGIVHGTFNTLLNAGRKKLGIPQDRDLRGYIFVSSGLGGMSGAQPKAAVIAGAASIIAEVDSSRIETRYAQGWVQHVTDDKAEAFRMAQEAMQTKEPISIAYHGNIVDLLEFAESQAIRIDLLSDQTSCHAVYEGGYCPVGISFAERTELLSCDTGRFCSLVDRSLHRHFEVIKKLVARGTYFFDYGNSFMKAIYDAGVKEISRNGVDEKDGFIWPSYVEDIMGPELFDYGYGPFRWVCLSGKQEDLVKTDQAAMDCIDPTRRGQDRDNYNWIRDAGKNRLVVGTQARILYQDAEGRLNIALRFNRMVRDGEVGPIMLGRDHHDVSGTDSPFRETSNIYDGSNVMADMAVQCFAGNAARGMSLVALHNGGGVGIGKAINGGFGMVLDGSERVDEILRSAMLWDVMGGVARRSWARNPNAMSTCTAFNDSYGDRYHITLPFIPKEDLIQNIIRTSLKHKV, from the coding sequence ATGGAAGTACGCCTGAGTAACCAATTGCCGGTTTATCCATCTTTTGTTCCCGGTATCCGCCGCGCTCCTGATCGCGGCTATTCACTTACGCCTGCCCAAACAGAAACGGCCTTAAAGAATGCGCTCCGTTATATTCCCGAAGAATTGCATGAAGTACTGGCTCCGGAGTTTATGGAAGAGTTGATGACCCGTGGCCGCATCTACGGATATCGTTACCGGCCGGAGGGAGATCTGAAGGCCAAACCTGTCGATCAGTATAAAGGCCGATGTCTGGAGGGAAAAGCCTTCCAGGTGATGATCGATAACAATCTTTGTTTCGATATCGCTCTTTATCCATACGAGCTGGTTACATATGGCGAGACCGGACAGGTCTGTCAGAACTGGATGCAATACCGCCTGATCAAGCAATACCTCGAAATACTGACGAACGAGCAGACACTCGTGATCGAGTCTGGGCATCCCCTGGGGTTGTTCCGTTCCAGGCCGGATGCTCCTCGTGTGATAATTACCAATTCCATGATGGTCGGCATGTTCGATAACCAGAAAGACTGGCATATAGCAGCCCAGATGGGAGTCGCTAATTATGGGCAGATGACAGCCGGCGGCTGGATGTATATCGGGCCGCAAGGAATCGTGCACGGTACATTCAACACATTATTGAATGCGGGGCGGAAGAAATTAGGTATTCCTCAAGATCGGGACTTGCGCGGATATATCTTTGTCTCCTCCGGTCTCGGAGGGATGAGTGGCGCACAACCGAAAGCCGCCGTTATAGCCGGTGCTGCCAGTATCATTGCTGAGGTGGATAGTTCCCGTATCGAAACCCGCTACGCACAGGGCTGGGTACAGCATGTGACCGATGATAAAGCAGAGGCTTTCCGTATGGCGCAAGAAGCGATGCAGACAAAAGAACCGATTTCGATCGCTTATCACGGAAATATAGTCGACTTGTTGGAATTTGCCGAATCACAGGCGATCCGAATCGACTTGTTGAGCGATCAAACCTCTTGCCATGCCGTTTATGAAGGAGGCTACTGTCCCGTTGGTATTTCCTTTGCCGAACGTACGGAACTCCTTTCCTGCGATACAGGCCGTTTCTGTTCGCTGGTCGACCGTTCCCTGCACCGCCATTTCGAGGTAATCAAGAAATTGGTGGCTCGCGGCACGTATTTCTTCGATTACGGAAACTCGTTTATGAAAGCCATCTATGATGCCGGTGTAAAAGAAATTTCCCGGAACGGGGTCGATGAGAAGGACGGCTTTATCTGGCCCTCTTATGTCGAAGATATCATGGGACCGGAACTGTTCGACTATGGTTACGGGCCTTTCCGTTGGGTATGCCTGAGCGGGAAACAGGAAGACTTGGTAAAGACCGATCAGGCAGCTATGGATTGTATCGATCCGACCCGTCGCGGACAAGACCGGGATAACTACAACTGGATTCGCGATGCCGGGAAGAACCGGCTTGTGGTAGGAACCCAGGCGCGTATCCTTTACCAAGATGCGGAAGGGCGGTTGAATATCGCACTCCGCTTCAACCGCATGGTGCGGGATGGAGAAGTCGGACCGATCATGCTCGGACGCGACCATCATGATGTAAGCGGGACGGATTCGCCTTTCCGGGAAACGTCCAACATCTACGACGGAAGTAATGTCATGGCCGATATGGCCGTCCAATGTTTTGCTGGAAATGCGGCACGGGGCATGAGTCTCGTAGCGCTTCACAACGGTGGCGGGGTCGGTATCGGTAAAGCGATAAACGGTGGTTTTGGGATGGTGCTGGACGGGAGTGAGCGGGTAGACGAGATCCTTCGTTCAGCCATGCTCTGGGATGTGATGGGAGGAGTGGCCCGCCGTTCATGGGCCCGTAATCCCAATGCCATGTCGACCTGTACCGCCTTTAATGACAGCTATGGCGATCGGTATCATATCACACTGCCTTTTATCCCGAAAGAAGATTTGATTCAAAATATTATACGCACCTCTTTAAAACACAAAGTATGA